A DNA window from Salvelinus fontinalis isolate EN_2023a chromosome 28, ASM2944872v1, whole genome shotgun sequence contains the following coding sequences:
- the ciz1b gene encoding cdkn1a interacting zinc finger protein 1b isoform X2 gives MPSQLPHQHQMNRPPPPSMTYLCPVPRASLLATNPMLQGALLMQQPMRGNMRGLAMGSGLPFTSFLSEGTRQSLLGPAPIPQVGLSSSGPNHSLTHFLNKDISVRKRKKEQTGSAGGQLSSSSAEGPGERDDRTTNTEIQEAESVGQFFAKQQVPEMKKQKMNGSEEPVNIQIGQEAVQKYDKKMSTDVSQPVDISALEYRGGSTSIEVAEECCEESITADHVLGVGTSLKVTIQQSSESRAFSTGLEELAAATATGTPCGVEGQGEDSGAATDSHYCYICSNPYHNQQNFQNHMNGLEHQQRMMEIQQVSNACLVNLLPRVGDSLQGTYKAGGKNPVGVQRWCATCQTHFTGELIEHRRTKEHKLSKQSSRPFCTVCNRQFRTPRKFVEHMKSREHKQKVEELREEGEPEVIEELITVDAVGCFEGEEDFEEDTHKDEDSRPGQRAVPLEHVGDYEAFDSETQYGSSFVVPVAGFLCRLCHKFFYFESTARHFHCKSLIHFQNLQKYKALKNQKSSAAEDTEKTRTCSRTVGDSPDLREYKVVIQMDNDCTKDCNMARNNTHLCGTSSTTIKMHPVVSTQDKAEQDSISTATQQVSEQLDSDSVLPNTAVAVHRPCCCATQPPSGSSCGLENTVKRSSCQSCQRSQPSLQEYGHVVTGEKCSCRGGCALAFPAGQQDTNMSMPQTASEPPRGSLLEREHLQQESSTLLMPHILELDEDKELVNREEVELKESAGSMPGKSRTTSKRMASKTKSTRTTHTKT, from the exons ATGCCATCCCAACTTCCACATCAGCACCAGATGAACCG ACCACCACCACCTAGCATGACTTACCTCTGCCCAGTTCCCCGGGCCTCTCTCCTTGCCACCAACCCCATGCTGCAAGGGGCACTGCTCATGCAACAACCGATGCGAG GTAACATGCGAGGCTTGGCCATGGGTAGTGGGCTACCCTTTACGTCATTTTTGTCAGAGGGGACAAGGCAATCTCTCCTTGGACCAGCTCCAATCCCCCAAGTGGGATTGTCCTCATCAGGACCCAATCATTCCCTTACACACTTTTTAAACAAG GACATTAGTGTTAGGAAGAGGAAGAAGGAACAGACAGGAAGTGCTGGAGGCCAGCTGAGCTCCAGCAGTGCAGAGGGGCCCGGGGAGAGGGATGATAGGACTACCAATACAG AGATACAGGAAGCGGAATCAGTTGGACAATTCTTTGCAAAGCAACAGGTGCCTGAGATGAAGAAGCAGAAGATGAATGG GTCAGAAGAGCCTGTGAATATACAAATTGGACAAGAGGCAGTCCAGAAGTATGATAAAAAAATGTCAACAGATGTATCTCAGCCTGTAG ATATCTCTGCTCTCGAGTATAGAGGAGGAAGCACTTCCATTGAAGTGGCGGAGGAATGTTGCGAAGAAAGCATAACAGCTGAC CATGTTCTGGGGGTAGGCACATCCCTGAAAGTCACCATCCAGCAGAGCAGCGAGAGCCGGGCATTCAGCACAGGCCTAGAGGAGTTGGCTGCAGCAACAGCCACGGGGACCCCCTGTGGTGTAGAGGGACAAGGTGAGGACAGTGGAGCTGCGACTGACAGCCACTACTGCTACATCTGCAGCAACCCCTACCACAACCAGCAG AATTTCCAGAACCATATGAACGGATTGGAACATCAACAGCGTATGATGGAGATTCAGCAAGTGAGCAATGCCTGTCTGGTCAATCTATTACCACGGGTCGGCGACTCCCTACAGGGCACATACAAAGCTGG GGGCAAAAATCCAGTAGGGGTGCAGCGCTGGTGTGCAACCTGCCAAACACACTTTACCGGCGAACTCATCGAGCACCGGAGAACCAAGGAGCACAAG CTATCAAAGCAGTCCTCACGTCCCTTCTGCACCGTCTGCAATCGCCAGTTCAGGACGCCACGGAAGTTTGTGGAGCACATGAAGTCCCGAGAACACAAGCAGAAGGTGGAGGAG CTCCGGGAGGAAGGAGAGCCAGAGGTTATTGAGGAACTCATCACTGTGGATGCAGTGGGATGTTTTGAGGGAGAAGAGGACTTTGAGGAGGATACCCACAAGGATGAGGATAGCAGG CCCGGTCAAAGAGCCGTCCCGCTAGAGCATGTGGGGGACTACGAAGCGTTTGATTCCGAAACACAATATG GTTCAAGCTTTGTTGTCCCAGTGGCTGGTTTCCTCTGCAGACTGTGCCATAAGTTCTTCTATTTCGAGTCCACGGCCAGGCACTTTCACTGCAAGTCCCTCATACACTTCCAGAACTTACAG AAGTACAAAGCCTTGAAGAATCAAAAGAGCTCCGCTGCGGAGGACACCGAGAAGACAAGGACATGCAGCCGAACAGTGGGGGACTCCCCTGACCTGAGAGAATACAAGGTGGTtatccaaatggataatgactgTACAAAAGACTGCAACATGGCTAGGAACAACACACATCTCTGTGGTACCTCCTCTACCACAATCAAGATGCATCCTGTTGTCTCTACTCAGGACAAGGCAGAGCAGGACAGTATCTCCACTGCCACTCagcaggtctcagaacagctggACTCAGACTCCGTATTGCCAAATACCGCAGTCGCTGTCCATAGGCCGTGCTGCTGTGCCACCCAGCCTCCTTCTGGCTCAAGCTGTGGATTGGAGAACACGGTGAAGCGGTCTTCATGCCAAAGCTGCCAAAGGTCCCAACCAAGCCTCCAGGAGTATGGGCATGTTGTGACTGGAGAAAAATGCTCCTGCAGAGGTGGGTGTGCTCTTGCTTTTCCTGCAGGGCAGCAGGACACAAACATGAGCATGCCTCAAACTGCAAGCGAGCCACCACGAGGCAGCCTCTTGGAAAGAGAGCATCTGCAGCAGGAGAGCTCCACACTGTTGATGCCACATATACTCGAACTGGACGAGGACAAAGAACTAGTCAACAGAGAGGAAGTGGAACTAAAGGAGTCAGCTGGGAGTATGCCAGGAAAGTCAAGGACCACATCGAAAAGAATGGCCTCCAAAACGAAATCCACAAGGACAACCCACACAAAAACATGA
- the ciz1b gene encoding cdkn1a interacting zinc finger protein 1b isoform X1, translating into MPSQLPHQHQMNRPPPPSMTYLCPVPRASLLATNPMLQGALLMQQPMRGNMRGLAMGSGLPFTSFLSEGTRQSLLGPAPIPQVGLSSSGPNHSLTHFLNKDISVRKRKKEQTGSAGGQLSSSSAEGPGERDDRTTNTEIQEAESVGQFFAKQQVPEMKKQKMNGSEEPVNIQIGQEAVQKYDKKMSTDVSQPVDISALEYRGGSTSIEVAEECCEESITADHVLGVGTSLKVTIQQSSESRAFSTGLEELAAATATGTPCGVEGQGEDSGAATDSHYCYICSNPYHNQQNFQNHMNGLEHQQRMMEIQQVSNACLVNLLPRVGDSLQGTYKAGGKNPVGVQRWCATCQTHFTGELIEHRRTKEHKLSKQSSRPFCTVCNRQFRTPRKFVEHMKSREHKQKVEELREEGEPEVIEELITVDAVGCFEGEEDFEEDTHKDEDSRGSQPGQRAVPLEHVGDYEAFDSETQYGSSFVVPVAGFLCRLCHKFFYFESTARHFHCKSLIHFQNLQKYKALKNQKSSAAEDTEKTRTCSRTVGDSPDLREYKVVIQMDNDCTKDCNMARNNTHLCGTSSTTIKMHPVVSTQDKAEQDSISTATQQVSEQLDSDSVLPNTAVAVHRPCCCATQPPSGSSCGLENTVKRSSCQSCQRSQPSLQEYGHVVTGEKCSCRGGCALAFPAGQQDTNMSMPQTASEPPRGSLLEREHLQQESSTLLMPHILELDEDKELVNREEVELKESAGSMPGKSRTTSKRMASKTKSTRTTHTKT; encoded by the exons ATGCCATCCCAACTTCCACATCAGCACCAGATGAACCG ACCACCACCACCTAGCATGACTTACCTCTGCCCAGTTCCCCGGGCCTCTCTCCTTGCCACCAACCCCATGCTGCAAGGGGCACTGCTCATGCAACAACCGATGCGAG GTAACATGCGAGGCTTGGCCATGGGTAGTGGGCTACCCTTTACGTCATTTTTGTCAGAGGGGACAAGGCAATCTCTCCTTGGACCAGCTCCAATCCCCCAAGTGGGATTGTCCTCATCAGGACCCAATCATTCCCTTACACACTTTTTAAACAAG GACATTAGTGTTAGGAAGAGGAAGAAGGAACAGACAGGAAGTGCTGGAGGCCAGCTGAGCTCCAGCAGTGCAGAGGGGCCCGGGGAGAGGGATGATAGGACTACCAATACAG AGATACAGGAAGCGGAATCAGTTGGACAATTCTTTGCAAAGCAACAGGTGCCTGAGATGAAGAAGCAGAAGATGAATGG GTCAGAAGAGCCTGTGAATATACAAATTGGACAAGAGGCAGTCCAGAAGTATGATAAAAAAATGTCAACAGATGTATCTCAGCCTGTAG ATATCTCTGCTCTCGAGTATAGAGGAGGAAGCACTTCCATTGAAGTGGCGGAGGAATGTTGCGAAGAAAGCATAACAGCTGAC CATGTTCTGGGGGTAGGCACATCCCTGAAAGTCACCATCCAGCAGAGCAGCGAGAGCCGGGCATTCAGCACAGGCCTAGAGGAGTTGGCTGCAGCAACAGCCACGGGGACCCCCTGTGGTGTAGAGGGACAAGGTGAGGACAGTGGAGCTGCGACTGACAGCCACTACTGCTACATCTGCAGCAACCCCTACCACAACCAGCAG AATTTCCAGAACCATATGAACGGATTGGAACATCAACAGCGTATGATGGAGATTCAGCAAGTGAGCAATGCCTGTCTGGTCAATCTATTACCACGGGTCGGCGACTCCCTACAGGGCACATACAAAGCTGG GGGCAAAAATCCAGTAGGGGTGCAGCGCTGGTGTGCAACCTGCCAAACACACTTTACCGGCGAACTCATCGAGCACCGGAGAACCAAGGAGCACAAG CTATCAAAGCAGTCCTCACGTCCCTTCTGCACCGTCTGCAATCGCCAGTTCAGGACGCCACGGAAGTTTGTGGAGCACATGAAGTCCCGAGAACACAAGCAGAAGGTGGAGGAG CTCCGGGAGGAAGGAGAGCCAGAGGTTATTGAGGAACTCATCACTGTGGATGCAGTGGGATGTTTTGAGGGAGAAGAGGACTTTGAGGAGGATACCCACAAGGATGAGGATAGCAGG GGATCGCAGCCCGGTCAAAGAGCCGTCCCGCTAGAGCATGTGGGGGACTACGAAGCGTTTGATTCCGAAACACAATATG GTTCAAGCTTTGTTGTCCCAGTGGCTGGTTTCCTCTGCAGACTGTGCCATAAGTTCTTCTATTTCGAGTCCACGGCCAGGCACTTTCACTGCAAGTCCCTCATACACTTCCAGAACTTACAG AAGTACAAAGCCTTGAAGAATCAAAAGAGCTCCGCTGCGGAGGACACCGAGAAGACAAGGACATGCAGCCGAACAGTGGGGGACTCCCCTGACCTGAGAGAATACAAGGTGGTtatccaaatggataatgactgTACAAAAGACTGCAACATGGCTAGGAACAACACACATCTCTGTGGTACCTCCTCTACCACAATCAAGATGCATCCTGTTGTCTCTACTCAGGACAAGGCAGAGCAGGACAGTATCTCCACTGCCACTCagcaggtctcagaacagctggACTCAGACTCCGTATTGCCAAATACCGCAGTCGCTGTCCATAGGCCGTGCTGCTGTGCCACCCAGCCTCCTTCTGGCTCAAGCTGTGGATTGGAGAACACGGTGAAGCGGTCTTCATGCCAAAGCTGCCAAAGGTCCCAACCAAGCCTCCAGGAGTATGGGCATGTTGTGACTGGAGAAAAATGCTCCTGCAGAGGTGGGTGTGCTCTTGCTTTTCCTGCAGGGCAGCAGGACACAAACATGAGCATGCCTCAAACTGCAAGCGAGCCACCACGAGGCAGCCTCTTGGAAAGAGAGCATCTGCAGCAGGAGAGCTCCACACTGTTGATGCCACATATACTCGAACTGGACGAGGACAAAGAACTAGTCAACAGAGAGGAAGTGGAACTAAAGGAGTCAGCTGGGAGTATGCCAGGAAAGTCAAGGACCACATCGAAAAGAATGGCCTCCAAAACGAAATCCACAAGGACAACCCACACAAAAACATGA